From the genome of Tissierellales bacterium, one region includes:
- a CDS encoding GyrI-like domain-containing protein: VVGKQTRIYMENEENFNQVPRFWYDYMDDGSYDWISSKAGKLGILGVSKDFDKYKDEFNYMIAVEEVNDKLPKGYVSATIPAATWAAFESIGPVPEALHDLLRRIYTEWMPSTGYQHECAPDIEVFPAGDMSSSDYRCEIWVPVKK, encoded by the coding sequence GTAGTAGGCAAACAAACGAGGATTTATATGGAAAATGAAGAAAATTTTAATCAAGTACCAAGATTCTGGTACGATTACATGGATGATGGATCATATGATTGGATTTCTTCAAAGGCAGGCAAGCTAGGGATTCTAGGTGTATCTAAGGATTTCGATAAATATAAAGATGAATTTAATTATATGATAGCAGTTGAAGAAGTAAATGATAAACTGCCAAAAGGATATGTTTCAGCAACTATACCGGCAGCAACTTGGGCTGCATTTGAATCAATTGGTCCAGTACCTGAAGCTTTACATGACCTTCTTAGAAGGATATATACAGAGTGGATGCCCTCTACAGGATATCAGCATGAGTGTGCTCCAGATATTGAAGTATTTCCAGCAGGAGATATGTCATCATCCGATTACAGATGTGAAATTTGGGTTCCTGTTAAGAAGTAA